The following proteins come from a genomic window of Cyanobacterium sp. T60_A2020_053:
- a CDS encoding adenine phosphoribosyltransferase, whose product MDLKTLIRDIPDFPQPGIIFRDITTLLKDAEGLQNVMQQLVTKCQELDIKPEYIIGIESRGFIFAPVLAYEMGAGFIPVRKKGKLPAPVYSIEYALEYGTDTLEIHQDALPEGALVMIVDDVIATGGTAKATAELVEKIGAKIVAFTFVVELMGLEGTKQLPSAPVISLVKY is encoded by the coding sequence ATGGATTTAAAAACCCTGATCAGAGATATTCCTGATTTTCCTCAACCCGGTATCATTTTTCGAGATATTACTACGTTACTCAAAGATGCCGAAGGTTTACAAAATGTTATGCAACAATTAGTAACAAAATGTCAAGAACTTGACATTAAGCCAGAATATATTATTGGTATCGAATCAAGGGGTTTTATTTTTGCCCCCGTTTTAGCTTACGAGATGGGCGCTGGTTTTATCCCAGTGAGGAAAAAAGGCAAATTGCCAGCGCCCGTCTATTCCATCGAATACGCCCTAGAATATGGCACAGATACCCTCGAAATTCATCAAGATGCTTTGCCGGAGGGCGCCTTGGTGATGATTGTTGATGACGTTATTGCCACAGGAGGCACTGCCAAAGCTACGGCGGAGTTAGTGGAAAAAATTGGGGCAAAAATTGTCGCTTTTACTTTTGTTGTGGAGTTAATGGGATTAGAAGGTACAAAACAACTACCCTCAGCGCCCGTCATCAGTCTAGTAAAATATTAA
- the psaC gene encoding photosystem I iron-sulfur center protein PsaC, with protein sequence MSHSVKIYDTCIGCTQCVRACPLDVLEMVPWDGCKAGQIASSPRTEDCVGCKRCETACPTDFLSIRVYLGAETTRSMGLAY encoded by the coding sequence ATGTCTCATAGTGTAAAAATTTATGATACCTGTATTGGCTGTACTCAGTGTGTTCGTGCTTGTCCCCTCGATGTATTAGAAATGGTACCTTGGGATGGTTGTAAAGCAGGACAAATCGCATCTTCTCCTCGTACCGAGGATTGCGTTGGTTGTAAACGTTGTGAAACCGCTTGTCCTACCGACTTTTTAAGCATTCGTGTTTATTTAGGTGCGGAAACAACTCGCAGTATGGGTCTAGCCTATTAA
- a CDS encoding PEP-CTERM sorting domain-containing protein translates to MTTQSAQAFTFGNIDFNTSGSLSGDSVKNSIQRAYQFTFTGDPNYKLENVQLRLNRFTQTEANVLLIKGTADSSTPLKPPTVNSSNSVSFSTTQEATGTGASGYQNITFNPSAEFFFEPGETYWLSVAANSGGDFGWRMGTEPGANPESDPTGVAAFNSFSSNLDNSNWSTTVTGMDAVLNGTNGRGLFAINAVKVPEPSNLIGLFTVVVLGMMSFKRQK, encoded by the coding sequence TTGACAACACAGTCTGCTCAGGCTTTTACTTTTGGTAACATTGACTTTAATACTAGTGGTTCTCTCAGTGGGGATAGCGTCAAAAATAGCATTCAACGAGCTTATCAGTTTACATTCACTGGTGACCCTAACTATAAATTAGAAAACGTCCAGTTAAGGTTAAATCGCTTTACTCAAACTGAAGCAAATGTATTGCTAATCAAGGGAACTGCAGATAGTTCAACCCCCTTGAAACCCCCTACAGTCAATTCTTCTAACTCTGTATCTTTTTCTACTACACAGGAAGCCACTGGCACTGGTGCCAGTGGTTATCAGAATATCACATTTAACCCCAGTGCTGAGTTCTTTTTTGAACCGGGAGAAACTTATTGGTTATCGGTTGCTGCTAATAGTGGTGGTGATTTCGGTTGGCGTATGGGAACTGAACCGGGGGCTAATCCTGAATCCGATCCCACTGGAGTCGCTGCCTTCAATAGTTTCTCAAGTAACCTTGATAATAGCAACTGGAGTACTACGGTGACTGGCATGGACGCTGTTTTAAATGGTACTAATGGTCGTGGTTTATTTGCCATCAACGCTGTAAAAGTACCAGAACCAAGTAATTTAATTGGTCTTTTTACTGTGGTCGTTCTTGGGATGATGTCTTTCAAGCGTCAAAAGTAA
- a CDS encoding NifU family protein, which yields MSLALTNENVEQVLDELRPYLMADGGNVELVEIDGPTVKLRLQGACGSCPSSAMTLRMGIERRLREYIPEIAEVEQVM from the coding sequence ATGTCTTTAGCATTAACTAATGAAAATGTCGAGCAAGTCTTAGACGAATTACGTCCTTATCTAATGGCTGATGGTGGTAATGTGGAGCTAGTGGAGATTGATGGACCTACTGTTAAATTAAGATTACAAGGTGCTTGTGGTTCTTGTCCTAGTTCTGCTATGACTTTACGCATGGGAATTGAGCGCCGTTTAAGAGAATATATCCCCGAAATTGCTGAAGTAGAACAGGTTATGTAA
- a CDS encoding cytosine deaminase has protein sequence MINQKSFWLKNAHIPICLIEDNQYNFTYQTREGLTLCDIEIEGDKIKQVIPASETTNGEDLQKKIVLPCFIDVHTHLDKGHIYQRTPNLAGDFDTALEMVKKDALNWQEEDLYKRMNFGLKCSYAHGTKAIRTHLDCFGEQAYITIKVWQKLQQEWQDKIILQAVSLVSLDYFLTSEGEKLADKIAEIGGLLGGVCYMNPDLDQQLIKVFEMAKERDLDLDFHCDENGDADSICLQKIAENAIKLNFPNRILCGHCCSLAVQEEKQVKKTIDLVKQANIDIVSLPMCNLYLQDRKENKTPLWRGITRVKELHQAGVKVAFASDNCRDPFYGFGDHDMLEVFRESVRIAHLDTPYSDWIASVTKIPANLMKLPHLGSMGAGSPADLIIFEGRYFSELLSRVTGARRLMGDGKMVEATLPDYQELDYLVNDGLV, from the coding sequence ATGATTAATCAAAAGTCTTTTTGGCTTAAAAATGCTCATATTCCCATTTGTTTGATTGAAGATAATCAATATAACTTCACTTATCAAACTAGAGAAGGATTAACCCTTTGTGATATAGAAATAGAAGGAGATAAAATAAAACAAGTTATTCCAGCTTCAGAAACTACTAATGGTGAAGATTTACAGAAAAAAATAGTTTTACCATGTTTTATTGATGTTCATACTCACCTTGATAAAGGTCATATTTACCAGCGCACTCCGAACTTAGCTGGAGACTTTGATACTGCTTTAGAAATGGTTAAAAAAGATGCCCTTAATTGGCAGGAAGAAGACTTATATAAAAGGATGAATTTTGGTTTGAAATGTAGTTACGCTCATGGCACAAAAGCCATCAGAACTCATTTAGATTGTTTTGGAGAACAGGCTTATATTACTATTAAAGTATGGCAAAAGTTACAACAAGAATGGCAAGATAAAATTATTTTACAAGCAGTTTCTTTAGTTAGTTTAGATTACTTTTTGACTTCTGAAGGAGAAAAATTAGCGGATAAAATTGCTGAAATAGGAGGATTATTAGGAGGTGTTTGTTATATGAATCCTGATCTTGACCAGCAATTAATTAAAGTATTTGAAATGGCAAAAGAGCGTGATTTAGATTTAGATTTTCATTGTGATGAAAATGGCGATGCTGATTCTATTTGTTTACAAAAAATTGCAGAAAATGCTATCAAATTAAACTTTCCTAATCGTATTTTATGCGGTCATTGTTGTAGTTTAGCAGTGCAGGAAGAAAAACAGGTTAAAAAAACTATTGATTTAGTTAAACAGGCAAATATTGATATTGTTAGTCTGCCCATGTGTAACCTCTATTTGCAAGATAGAAAGGAAAATAAAACCCCCCTTTGGCGTGGCATCACGAGGGTAAAGGAATTGCATCAAGCGGGGGTTAAGGTTGCCTTTGCCAGTGATAATTGTCGTGACCCTTTTTATGGCTTTGGCGATCATGATATGTTAGAAGTATTTAGGGAATCGGTGCGAATTGCTCACTTAGATACCCCTTACAGCGACTGGATAGCCTCTGTTACCAAAATTCCAGCAAATTTGATGAAATTACCACATCTTGGCTCTATGGGTGCAGGAAGCCCCGCAGATTTAATTATATTTGAAGGGCGCTATTTTAGTGAATTGTTGTCGAGGGTGACGGGCGCGCGCCGCCTCATGGGTGATGGTAAGATGGTAGAAGCAACATTGCCTGATTATCAAGAATTAGATTATTTAGTGAACGATGGCTTAGTATAG
- a CDS encoding iron-containing alcohol dehydrogenase family protein, with protein MSKTVLSQEVKTDIFSLQIAPAKIIKGENCLSKCGQEIALLGKRPLVVGGKKSLKLTDEYFKVISKEFSLHTVSHSYHPDCCEETLKALGKEVKCHQADVIIGVGGGKALDTAKLLAFKHHLPVVTIPTSGATCAGWTALSNIYSAEGAFLYDVSLARCPDLLILDYNLIASAPRHTLIAGIGDAIAKWYEASVSSGNSTATLTVAAVQQARVLRDILLQKAERALSNPLSDDWREVVDATVLLAGVSGGLGGANCRTVAAHAVHNALTHLPATHHQLHGAKVAYGILVQLRLEEILQNNQLAFASRQQLIKFYRTIGLPATLEDLGLGEITLKELRHCANLACEAKSDIHRLPFTVTPEALVGALVSTTQSLSFNGKSKLEN; from the coding sequence ATGTCTAAAACGGTATTATCTCAAGAAGTAAAAACAGATATTTTTAGTTTACAAATAGCGCCCGCCAAGATTATCAAAGGAGAAAATTGTTTAAGTAAATGTGGGCAGGAAATCGCTTTACTAGGAAAACGCCCTTTGGTAGTAGGGGGTAAAAAATCTTTAAAACTAACTGACGAGTATTTCAAGGTAATAAGCAAAGAATTTAGTTTGCATACCGTCAGCCATAGCTACCATCCCGATTGTTGCGAAGAAACTCTCAAGGCTTTAGGCAAAGAAGTCAAATGTCATCAAGCTGATGTCATTATCGGTGTGGGTGGTGGCAAGGCATTAGACACCGCAAAATTATTAGCTTTTAAGCATCATTTACCTGTCGTAACTATTCCTACTTCTGGCGCAACCTGTGCCGGTTGGACAGCTTTAAGTAATATTTACTCGGCGGAGGGCGCTTTTTTGTATGATGTTAGTTTAGCCCGTTGTCCAGATTTATTAATTTTAGACTACAATCTCATTGCCAGCGCCCCTCGCCATACGTTAATTGCTGGGATTGGAGATGCCATAGCTAAATGGTATGAAGCCTCCGTCAGCAGTGGCAATTCTACCGCTACTCTCACGGTGGCGGCGGTGCAACAGGCAAGGGTATTAAGAGATATTTTATTACAAAAAGCAGAACGGGCGCTATCTAATCCCCTCAGCGATGATTGGCGCGAGGTGGTAGATGCTACGGTTTTACTTGCAGGGGTTAGTGGTGGTTTGGGGGGCGCTAATTGTCGCACGGTGGCTGCCCATGCGGTGCATAATGCTTTAACCCATTTACCGGCTACTCATCATCAGTTACACGGCGCCAAGGTGGCTTATGGCATCTTGGTGCAGTTGAGATTAGAAGAAATATTGCAAAATAATCAGTTGGCTTTTGCTTCTCGTCAACAACTCATTAAGTTTTACCGCACCATTGGTTTACCTGCCACCCTTGAGGATTTAGGTTTAGGAGAAATTACCCTCAAAGAATTGCGCCATTGTGCTAATCTTGCTTGTGAGGCTAAATCAGACATTCATCGTTTGCCCTTCACCGTAACGCCTGAAGCCTTGGTAGGGGCGCTGGTTTCTACTACTCAATCTCTTTCTTTTAATGGCAAATCAAAACTGGAAAATTAG
- a CDS encoding PD40 domain-containing protein, with protein MKPIISLISLSLLITLSGCTGYPRLLSFPFDNNGRGLNSRSSELYPFIAGRYITFSSDRNGSQDIYLFDAQTRRLINLPNLNAFDEVAIHPSISEDGRYLVFMVIKQGESGLYLYDRTTQQKRGIIPQTRKEIRNPVISGNGEVITFETANNGQWDIVVTDIRGNPLNLPTNNF; from the coding sequence ATGAAACCCATCATATCTTTAATTTCTCTATCATTATTAATAACTCTAAGTGGTTGTACTGGTTATCCCCGTTTGCTCAGTTTCCCTTTTGACAATAATGGTAGAGGTTTAAATAGTCGTAGTTCCGAATTATATCCTTTTATTGCTGGACGATACATCACTTTTTCGTCCGATCGGAATGGCTCTCAAGATATTTATTTATTTGATGCCCAAACTCGTCGCCTTATCAATTTGCCGAATTTAAATGCTTTTGATGAGGTGGCAATTCACCCTTCTATTTCCGAAGACGGGCGCTATTTGGTATTTATGGTCATCAAACAGGGAGAATCGGGGTTATATTTATATGATCGCACTACCCAACAAAAAAGAGGGATTATTCCTCAAACTAGAAAGGAAATTAGAAACCCCGTGATTAGTGGTAATGGTGAAGTTATCACTTTTGAAACGGCTAATAATGGACAATGGGATATAGTGGTGACTGATATTCGAGGTAATCCCCTTAATCTTCCTACTAATAATTTCTAG
- a CDS encoding 4-hydroxybenzoate solanesyltransferase translates to MTVSPEVTQTSALRSIIKLLRWDKPSGRLILMIPALWAVFLASHGKPSWILVGIIILGSIATSACGCVINDLWDRNLDDKVERTKTRPLASKALSTQVGIVVFLISLACAGGLAFFLNPLSFWLCVAAVPVIICYPLAKRVFPIPQLVLSIAWGFAVLISWSAVTGDLSNNTWILWGATVLWTMGFDTVYAMSDQEDDLKIGINSSAIFFGDFVADAIGLFYALTAGLFAYLGVINGFSFVFGVTWFLSVILWVGQYVRLRFNSRESINYNGIFGQNVLIGFILLLGIIGGGR, encoded by the coding sequence ATGACTGTCAGCCCAGAAGTTACCCAAACCAGCGCCCTCCGCAGTATCATCAAACTATTACGATGGGATAAACCGTCAGGAAGACTAATCCTGATGATTCCAGCTTTATGGGCAGTATTTCTCGCTTCGCATGGTAAACCCTCATGGATTTTAGTGGGTATTATCATCTTAGGCAGTATCGCTACCAGTGCCTGTGGTTGTGTCATCAATGACTTGTGGGATCGCAATCTTGATGATAAGGTGGAAAGAACAAAAACGCGCCCCCTCGCTTCCAAAGCCTTATCTACACAAGTAGGCATAGTAGTATTCCTGATCTCTTTAGCCTGTGCTGGAGGTTTAGCGTTTTTTCTTAATCCCCTTAGTTTTTGGTTGTGTGTGGCCGCTGTGCCGGTAATTATTTGCTATCCCCTCGCTAAAAGAGTTTTTCCGATACCTCAGCTTGTTTTATCCATCGCTTGGGGGTTTGCGGTGTTAATTAGTTGGAGTGCGGTGACGGGGGATTTGAGTAATAATACTTGGATTTTGTGGGGCGCTACGGTATTATGGACTATGGGATTTGATACGGTTTATGCCATGTCAGATCAAGAAGATGACCTCAAAATCGGCATTAATTCCAGCGCTATTTTTTTTGGTGATTTTGTTGCTGATGCCATAGGCTTATTTTATGCTCTTACTGCTGGTTTATTTGCTTATTTAGGTGTGATAAACGGATTTTCCTTTGTTTTTGGAGTAACATGGTTCTTGTCGGTTATCCTTTGGGTTGGACAGTATGTAAGATTAAGATTTAATAGTCGAGAATCAATTAACTATAATGGTATTTTTGGGCAAAATGTACTGATTGGTTTTATTTTACTGTTAGGGATTATCGGTGGAGGGCGCTAG